In one Streptomyces sp. NBC_01288 genomic region, the following are encoded:
- a CDS encoding WhiB family transcriptional regulator — protein MIPRHRPFAAYWDWQQHALCRGMDSSVFFSPPGERGIAKRAREKKARAVCGSCPVIEVCARIAMNGPESYGVWGGLSEGERSALQRPPRAPRRRRK, from the coding sequence ATGATCCCTCGCCACCGCCCCTTCGCCGCCTACTGGGACTGGCAACAGCACGCCCTGTGCCGGGGCATGGACAGTTCCGTCTTCTTCTCCCCGCCCGGCGAACGCGGCATCGCGAAACGGGCGCGGGAGAAGAAGGCCCGGGCCGTCTGCGGAAGTTGCCCCGTGATCGAGGTCTGCGCCCGCATCGCGATGAACGGCCCCGAGTCCTACGGCGTGTGGGGCGGCCTGTCGGAAGGCGAACGCAGCGCACTCCAGCGGCCGCCCCGCGCACCCAGGCGGAGGCGCAAATAA